Proteins encoded by one window of Candidatus Poribacteria bacterium:
- the nusB gene encoding transcription antitermination factor NusB: MRKTRTQSRILALQMLYQAEITKDSIHHIQEYFWQVNDAPETVKGFANLLVEGTIEHLTTIDTAIRSAATHWKIDRMPVVDRCLLRSTTYELLYLIDIPPAVSINEAIELAKKYSTEDSPQFINAILDKIKDMGTEMVSLAELRTSRSE; the protein is encoded by the coding sequence ATGAGAAAGACACGCACACAATCCCGGATTCTTGCCCTGCAGATGCTGTATCAGGCAGAAATCACGAAGGATTCAATTCACCACATCCAAGAATATTTCTGGCAGGTAAACGATGCACCGGAAACCGTTAAAGGTTTTGCCAACTTGCTAGTAGAGGGCACAATAGAACATCTTACCACGATCGATACGGCGATCCGTTCAGCAGCAACGCATTGGAAAATCGATCGTATGCCGGTGGTCGACCGATGCCTGCTGCGGAGCACCACCTATGAACTACTCTATCTCATCGATATTCCGCCTGCTGTTTCAATCAATGAAGCTATTGAACTAGCGAAGAAATACAGTACCGAGGATTCACCACAGTTTATCAATGCGATTTTGGATAAAATCAAAGACATGGGAACCGAAATGGTTAGCCTAGCGGAGCTACGAACCAGTAGGAGTGAATAG
- a CDS encoding sulfatase-like hydrolase/transferase has translation MSERPNVLVIMTDQQKATASHLYGNTFCETPSMERLANEGVLFEHAFTPHPLCVPARISLWTSQFPHSHGGRRNQTLMPDDATHAFQLWKDAGYHTGLIGKNHCFERAADLALFDTWCEIGHGWMSGHAETRGMEWFRSIEGIRAAHELRRTMPPQSPRFGYATSDFPLEDYSTGLIAGQTVRFLETHRDDPFALWVSFPDPHEPWVAPEQYAAMFPPEQIDLPPWREDEFDERAPERNRVLYQMLGVADDALEDVYGVMGVYYGMVRFIDDGLGQILDALENLGLRENTIVVFCSDHGDFIGEHQMQCKGGVFYDCLTRVPLIVSLPGEIATNVRDDSMVNLIDIAPTLLELQGLDIPRSMHGEGLPTVTAAEPRDVTFSEYGSGGPPFRLTDLEKLPQPYGRRALIQSLQWREAEGRRKMARTRSWKYVHDPMGDRDELYDLENDPWELENVVDNPAHREVLADLRLRLADWSIQTEDAKPVPLP, from the coding sequence ATGTCCGAAAGACCGAATGTCTTGGTAATTATGACAGACCAACAGAAAGCCACCGCGAGTCACCTCTACGGCAATACCTTTTGCGAGACGCCATCCATGGAACGCTTGGCGAATGAAGGAGTGCTCTTTGAACATGCTTTTACGCCTCATCCCCTGTGCGTTCCAGCACGGATTTCGCTCTGGACCTCGCAGTTTCCACATTCGCACGGTGGCAGACGCAATCAGACCCTGATGCCAGATGATGCAACCCATGCGTTCCAACTCTGGAAGGATGCCGGATACCACACAGGCTTGATTGGTAAAAATCACTGTTTCGAACGGGCGGCAGATTTAGCGCTGTTCGATACTTGGTGCGAGATCGGTCATGGTTGGATGTCAGGACACGCAGAGACACGCGGCATGGAGTGGTTTCGTTCAATAGAGGGGATTCGGGCTGCCCATGAACTGCGGCGGACAATGCCCCCCCAAAGTCCACGCTTCGGTTACGCCACCTCCGATTTTCCGTTAGAGGACTATTCCACAGGGTTGATTGCAGGTCAAACAGTCCGTTTCCTAGAGACCCACCGAGATGACCCTTTCGCGTTATGGGTTTCGTTCCCAGATCCGCATGAGCCTTGGGTTGCACCAGAGCAGTACGCTGCGATGTTCCCACCGGAGCAGATTGATCTGCCTCCTTGGCGAGAGGACGAATTTGATGAACGCGCGCCTGAACGGAATCGCGTTCTGTATCAGATGCTAGGTGTGGCGGATGATGCCCTTGAAGATGTGTATGGTGTAATGGGGGTTTATTACGGCATGGTACGCTTTATTGACGACGGTTTAGGACAGATTCTGGACGCGCTAGAAAATTTAGGACTGCGCGAAAACACTATCGTGGTGTTCTGCTCGGATCACGGTGACTTCATAGGTGAGCATCAGATGCAGTGCAAGGGTGGGGTCTTCTATGACTGCTTGACCCGTGTGCCGCTGATTGTCTCTTTGCCCGGTGAGATTGCTACGAATGTGCGGGACGACAGCATGGTGAATCTAATTGACATCGCGCCGACGCTACTGGAACTTCAGGGGTTAGACATACCCCGCTCAATGCACGGCGAGGGACTTCCAACCGTCACCGCCGCCGAACCACGAGATGTAACGTTTTCCGAATATGGCTCTGGGGGACCGCCCTTCCGACTGACGGATTTGGAGAAACTACCGCAACCCTACGGCAGACGTGCGTTGATACAGTCCTTGCAGTGGCGTGAAGCAGAGGGCAGGCGCAAGATGGCTCGCACCCGATCGTGGAAGTATGTGCACGATCCGATGGGCGATCGCGATGAACTGTATGATCTGGAGAACGACCCGTGGGAGTTGGAGAATGTGGTAGACAATCCCGCCCACCGGGAGGTGCTGGCAGACCTGCGGTTGCGTTTGGCAGACTGGAGTATTCAGACGGAGGACGCGAAGCCTGTACCGTTACCGTAA
- a CDS encoding formylglycine-generating enzyme family protein: protein MNATVLVQVSDGVNKAVQSSKISVEILPSSEPIPPEGMVLIPAGEFQMGSNNQWPQNIWWTRRTEDERPVHTVYVDAFFMDEHEVTNFEYQQFVRANPSWRKDKIDERFHSGNYLKDWQGNAYPSGKTRHPVVHVSWYAAMAYAQWQGQRLPTEAEWEYAARGGLAGKTYPWGDEWDYDQVHISRRAGDNNRTTGDTAKVGKLPPNGYGLYDIVGNVWEWCLDEYNQDFYSISPRENPFAGANGLDWVINNFTDVESDRVLRGGSWFEATVRVADRSSKNPTKTYFDTGFRCVKAQ from the coding sequence ATGAACGCTACCGTCCTCGTTCAGGTCAGTGACGGTGTAAACAAAGCGGTTCAGAGTTCCAAAATCAGTGTCGAGATTCTTCCATCCTCAGAGCCTATTCCGCCGGAGGGAATGGTGTTGATTCCCGCAGGCGAGTTTCAGATGGGAAGCAACAACCAGTGGCCTCAAAACATCTGGTGGACTAGAAGAACAGAAGATGAACGACCCGTGCACACCGTCTACGTCGATGCGTTCTTTATGGACGAACACGAGGTTACCAATTTCGAGTATCAGCAGTTCGTACGTGCGAATCCAAGCTGGCGAAAAGATAAAATTGACGAGAGATTCCACAGTGGAAACTACCTGAAAGACTGGCAGGGGAATGCCTATCCTTCTGGGAAAACGAGGCACCCGGTGGTCCATGTGAGTTGGTATGCCGCGATGGCTTATGCACAGTGGCAAGGGCAGCGGTTGCCGACGGAGGCGGAGTGGGAGTATGCCGCACGGGGTGGGTTGGCGGGTAAAACGTATCCTTGGGGCGATGAATGGGATTACGATCAGGTGCACATCAGCAGGAGGGCTGGGGATAACAACCGGACAACTGGTGATACGGCGAAGGTGGGCAAACTGCCGCCGAATGGGTACGGGCTGTATGACATAGTGGGCAATGTGTGGGAATGGTGTCTCGATGAGTACAATCAGGATTTCTATTCTATTTCACCACGTGAGAATCCGTTTGCCGGGGCGAATGGTCTGGATTGGGTTATAAACAATTTCACAGACGTCGAATCAGACCGCGTGTTGCGCGGTGGATCGTGGTTCGAGGCAACTGTGCGGGTCGCTGATCGCAGCTCGAAGAACCCTACGAAAACCTACTTCGACACCGGGTTCCGTTGTGTGAAGGCTCAGTAA